One segment of Mycoplasmopsis glycophila DNA contains the following:
- a CDS encoding PTS transporter subunit EIIC, producing the protein MNYDWNKISSEINKGLGGKSNIEKVYHCATRFRAVVKNVELVDKKELESIELAKGVNIANGEVQIIFGAGLVNKVFEKYEASQDDSSSVVKSEQKNKTFKWQKDASFKDNLFLNIRSGIRAFAEIFIPLIPLFIAGGIALALTSFIGAFGSKNSSVLGMQKFFDIIGGAILGSLPAFVGYTAMKKFGGNPFYGLAIGIIMIAPSLMNSWSQSSYELFNLNDPAAANATTTVAYTLFPKSWGFFSFPLIGYQAQVVPVLMIVYLGYWLERLMTKISHETIAILSVPLVTVFVTIFLGFWIIGPIGRAISEYIGLAFEKIWTYTNFPFFGIGGALIAFVYPFLVITGLHQGFLPIEATLVTTTAKDFGQGFTWITPIATVSNIAQGMVGIGILIALLVIKKDKQISKVTSSAISANLGITEPALFGVNLPLKYPLIIGAIASAVGGYWLGMSQTYATSQGSASWIGNILQFSWKNGDAEAKFYTAKLNFNYVIHNAMSNGVKMLIGNLITSVVAIGATLGWALTKGKKELVKWAE; encoded by the coding sequence ATGAATTACGATTGAAACAAAATCAGTTCAGAAATCAATAAAGGACTTGGTGGAAAGTCTAACATTGAAAAAGTTTACCACTGTGCAACTCGTTTTAGAGCAGTTGTGAAGAATGTTGAACTTGTAGATAAAAAAGAACTTGAATCAATTGAATTAGCCAAAGGTGTTAATATCGCTAATGGTGAAGTTCAAATCATTTTTGGTGCTGGACTTGTTAATAAAGTTTTTGAAAAATACGAAGCATCACAAGATGATTCATCATCTGTTGTTAAATCAGAACAGAAAAACAAAACCTTTAAATGACAAAAAGACGCTTCATTTAAAGATAACTTATTTTTAAACATTAGATCAGGAATTAGAGCATTTGCTGAAATTTTTATTCCTTTAATTCCTCTTTTTATCGCAGGAGGGATCGCACTTGCTTTAACTAGCTTTATCGGAGCTTTTGGATCAAAAAACTCTTCTGTATTAGGAATGCAAAAATTCTTCGACATTATCGGAGGAGCTATTTTAGGTTCATTACCTGCTTTTGTTGGTTATACAGCAATGAAAAAATTTGGTGGAAATCCATTCTATGGACTTGCAATTGGTATTATCATGATTGCTCCATCACTTATGAATTCATGATCACAAAGTAGCTATGAGTTATTCAATTTAAATGATCCGGCAGCAGCTAATGCAACAACAACTGTTGCTTATACTCTTTTCCCAAAAAGTTGAGGATTCTTTAGCTTCCCATTAATTGGATACCAAGCACAAGTTGTTCCAGTATTAATGATTGTATATTTAGGATACTGATTAGAAAGATTAATGACAAAAATTTCTCACGAAACAATCGCTATCTTAAGTGTTCCATTAGTAACTGTTTTCGTTACTATTTTCCTTGGTTTCTGAATTATTGGACCAATTGGTCGTGCTATTTCAGAATACATCGGATTAGCATTCGAAAAAATTTGAACATACACAAACTTCCCATTCTTCGGAATTGGTGGAGCACTTATTGCTTTTGTGTACCCATTTTTAGTTATTACAGGACTTCACCAAGGGTTCTTGCCAATTGAAGCTACTCTTGTAACAACTACAGCAAAAGACTTTGGTCAAGGATTTACTTGAATTACACCTATTGCAACTGTTTCAAACATTGCACAAGGAATGGTTGGAATTGGAATCTTAATTGCTCTTTTAGTTATTAAGAAAGATAAACAAATTTCTAAAGTTACTTCATCAGCTATTTCAGCTAATTTAGGAATTACAGAACCTGCTCTTTTTGGAGTTAACTTACCTCTTAAATATCCATTAATTATTGGTGCTATTGCATCAGCAGTTGGTGGATACTGACTTGGAATGAGTCAAACATATGCAACAAGCCAAGGTTCAGCTTCATGAATTGGAAACATTTTACAATTCTCATGAAAAAATGGTGATGCTGAAGCTAAATTCTACACAGCAAAACTTAACTTCAACTATGTAATCCATAACGCTATGTCTAATGGTGTAAAAATGTTAATTGGAAACTTAATTACATCAGTTGTAGCTATTGGTGCAACACTTGGTTGAGCATTAACAAAAGGTAAAAAAGAACTTGTTAAATGAGCTGAATAA
- a CDS encoding LemA family protein, translating to MSNLFDPTYQANQERAEFNPNADNRPKSPSVSPVLKTLFWISCILILPLIYYIVKKNTFLKMQNSINDAASGVDVQLAKRADTLTKLADQVKSYKKHEASVFEEVAQYRSLLNSGNTIQNSAQIEALNTSILGRLMAIYENYPELKASVLYQELMDQTTYIEREIAATRRLYNSKVTRFNTEIFMFPASIVASSMHLSTMPLYVASSKQRQDVSMKDL from the coding sequence ATGTCAAATTTATTCGATCCAACATACCAAGCAAATCAAGAAAGAGCGGAATTTAATCCAAATGCTGATAATAGACCAAAAAGTCCAAGCGTTTCACCTGTTCTTAAAACTTTATTTTGAATTTCTTGTATTTTAATTCTTCCACTTATTTACTATATTGTGAAGAAAAACACATTTTTAAAAATGCAAAACTCAATTAACGATGCAGCTTCAGGAGTTGATGTACAATTAGCAAAAAGAGCTGATACATTAACTAAATTAGCTGATCAAGTTAAATCATACAAAAAACACGAAGCTAGTGTTTTTGAAGAAGTAGCACAATATAGAAGCTTACTTAATTCAGGAAACACAATTCAAAATTCAGCTCAAATTGAAGCTTTAAATACTTCTATTTTAGGTCGTTTAATGGCTATTTATGAAAATTATCCAGAACTTAAAGCAAGTGTTTTATATCAAGAATTAATGGATCAAACAACTTATATTGAAAGAGAAATAGCTGCAACTAGAAGACTTTACAACTCAAAAGTTACTAGATTTAATACAGAAATATTTATGTTTCCTGCAAGTATAGTTGCATCTTCAATGCACCTTAGCACAATGCCTTTATATGTTGCTTCTTCAAAACAAAGACAAGATGTTTCGATGAAAGACTTATAA
- the rpsD gene encoding 30S ribosomal protein S4: MSRYTGPVFKKARRYGFSILETGKEFSKGRKRTYAPGQHGNKRVKLSDYGLHLYEKQKVKYMFGVSEKQLRKAFEKAIKIKGVTGTNLLQLLEARLDNVVYRAGFATTRRQARQLVNHGHFTLNGKKANIPSMIVSLGDVIELKEASRNNVQIKEALENKAAAAWMTRKDFKVTFDRLPERNEMHSEIKDALIVEYYAK, translated from the coding sequence ATGTCAAGATATACAGGACCAGTGTTCAAAAAAGCTCGTCGTTATGGTTTTTCAATTCTTGAAACAGGAAAAGAATTTTCTAAAGGAAGAAAAAGAACATACGCACCAGGACAACACGGAAACAAAAGAGTTAAACTTTCAGATTACGGTTTACACTTATATGAAAAACAAAAAGTTAAATACATGTTTGGTGTAAGCGAAAAACAATTACGTAAAGCATTCGAAAAAGCTATTAAAATCAAAGGTGTTACAGGTACAAACTTATTACAATTATTAGAAGCTCGTTTAGATAACGTTGTTTACAGAGCAGGATTTGCTACAACAAGAAGACAAGCTCGTCAATTAGTAAACCACGGACACTTTACATTAAATGGTAAAAAAGCAAACATTCCATCAATGATTGTTTCTTTAGGTGATGTTATTGAACTTAAAGAAGCTTCAAGAAACAATGTTCAAATTAAAGAAGCTTTAGAAAATAAAGCAGCTGCAGCTTGAATGACAAGAAAAGACTTCAAAGTAACATTCGACAGATTACCTGAAAGAAACGAAATGCACTCAGAAATCAAAGATGCATTAATCGTTGAGTACTACGCAAAATAG
- a CDS encoding MAG0110 family membrane protein: MFNETQDNSQEITFSLDDTKAAKKFYGITASIFSICVALCLAFALTLTYIFTSGNFNFSAWVASHLPHFFIPAAIIFILTIIFSYRLNRLSLPWLFVASVVFIIFFGFLIGVILGTQIQDIKQNAWKIVAILLAPVGIMFVMGILGYFELVDMRSIKVIASVLLFVFIILVIASFFIFSNKMEMVISAIAIAVLSLSTILQFYVMKKKAHEMKFAPNTTVWREGTYAGINLFLTYIQLVRFLLDIYGRR; this comes from the coding sequence ATGTTTAACGAAACTCAAGACAATAGTCAAGAAATAACATTTTCACTCGATGATACTAAAGCAGCGAAAAAATTTTATGGAATTACAGCTAGTATTTTTTCTATTTGTGTTGCACTTTGTCTAGCATTTGCTTTAACTTTAACTTATATTTTCACAAGTGGTAATTTTAATTTTTCAGCATGAGTAGCTAGTCATCTTCCACACTTTTTCATTCCTGCTGCAATTATTTTTATCCTTACAATTATTTTTTCTTACCGTTTAAACAGGCTATCACTGCCTTGGTTATTTGTAGCCAGCGTTGTGTTTATTATTTTCTTTGGTTTTTTAATCGGAGTGATTCTTGGAACTCAAATCCAAGATATTAAACAAAATGCTTGAAAAATAGTTGCGATACTTTTAGCGCCAGTTGGAATTATGTTTGTAATGGGTATTTTAGGATACTTTGAACTTGTTGATATGAGAAGTATTAAAGTTATTGCATCTGTGCTTTTATTTGTCTTTATTATTTTAGTAATTGCATCATTTTTCATCTTTAGTAACAAAATGGAAATGGTGATTTCCGCAATTGCAATAGCTGTTCTTAGTTTATCTACAATTTTACAATTCTACGTTATGAAGAAAAAAGCACACGAGATGAAATTTGCTCCTAATACAACAGTTTGACGTGAAGGAACATATGCTGGAATTAATTTATTCCTTACATATATTCAATTAGTTAGATTCCTATTAGATATATACGGCAGAAGATAA
- the rpmE gene encoding 50S ribosomal protein L31: protein MKKDIHPQYFEVQVKCSTCGKEFDFKSARKSFTVDVCSGCHPVYTGNRSQVKATGRIDKFNKRLEKMSK, encoded by the coding sequence ATGAAAAAAGATATTCACCCTCAATATTTTGAAGTTCAAGTTAAATGTTCAACATGTGGAAAAGAATTTGATTTTAAATCAGCAAGAAAAAGCTTTACAGTTGATGTTTGTTCAGGATGCCACCCTGTTTACACAGGAAACCGTTCACAAGTTAAGGCAACAGGAAGAATTGATAAATTTAACAAACGTCTTGAAAAAATGTCTAAATAA
- a CDS encoding Sua5/YciO/YrdC/YwlC family protein, with the protein MKYNFEEIIICTTDTVLGIGGPVKKETLDTIYFLKKRPHSKKIMILVGSIEQARSFKEWNLEADELAKKVWPGSNSIIVNDQGFRMPDQKLLIDYLLVNGPLYMTSCNLSGEKPLELEMAKKVFPNVSHFYNFGKMSNVPSKIYNLDTNEVIKRS; encoded by the coding sequence ATGAAATATAATTTTGAAGAAATTATTATCTGTACAACAGATACTGTTTTAGGAATCGGTGGCCCTGTGAAAAAAGAAACGCTCGATACCATCTATTTTCTTAAAAAAAGACCTCACAGTAAAAAAATTATGATTTTAGTTGGAAGCATTGAACAAGCACGTAGCTTTAAAGAGTGAAATTTAGAAGCAGATGAGCTCGCAAAGAAAGTGTGACCAGGAAGCAATAGTATTATTGTGAACGACCAAGGATTTAGAATGCCTGATCAAAAGCTTTTAATTGATTATTTACTTGTAAATGGTCCACTTTATATGACTAGTTGTAATTTGTCAGGAGAAAAACCTTTAGAACTAGAAATGGCCAAAAAAGTGTTTCCAAACGTTTCTCATTTTTATAATTTTGGCAAAATGAGCAATGTGCCTAGCAAAATCTATAATTTAGACACAAATGAAGTAATCAAAAGAAGCTAA
- a CDS encoding deoxynucleoside kinase — MIIAVSGMISSGKSTLVKKLSSHYGNENLSLSEYEDNDFIFDTYLDWFLKNKPHVGLSFDIYVMDSHIHRVEAIREKFKNLNLDESKNFIFLDRFPLEHCIFAYIDFENEWNQNYLEIYKAGVTELVSANSLPDFVIFLDMNFETFKERILKRSRPAEINNWEASLWYWEKLHSIYKTEFLKLCAEFNVKYQIIDTDNKSEEEVFKESQELINNFLKQGGNY; from the coding sequence ATGATAATAGCAGTAAGCGGAATGATTTCATCTGGCAAAAGCACTTTAGTTAAAAAACTTTCAAGCCATTATGGAAATGAAAATTTATCACTTTCAGAGTATGAAGATAACGATTTTATTTTTGATACTTATTTAGATTGATTTTTAAAAAATAAACCACATGTTGGTTTAAGTTTTGATATTTATGTAATGGATAGTCATATTCATCGTGTTGAAGCTATTAGGGAAAAATTCAAGAATCTAAATTTAGATGAATCAAAGAATTTTATTTTCTTAGATCGCTTTCCGCTTGAACATTGCATTTTTGCTTATATTGATTTTGAAAATGAATGAAACCAGAATTATCTTGAAATTTATAAAGCAGGGGTGACTGAACTAGTTTCTGCTAATTCTCTTCCAGATTTTGTAATTTTTCTTGATATGAATTTCGAAACATTTAAAGAAAGAATCTTGAAAAGATCAAGACCAGCTGAAATTAATAATTGAGAAGCTAGTTTGTGATATTGAGAAAAACTCCATTCGATATATAAAACAGAATTTCTTAAATTGTGTGCAGAATTTAATGTTAAATATCAAATTATAGATACCGATAACAAAAGCGAAGAAGAAGTTTTTAAAGAAAGCCAAGAACTTATTAATAACTTTTTAAAACAAGGAGGTAATTATTAA
- a CDS encoding coiled-coil domain-containing protein, with amino-acid sequence MKKQIRKIILPSLCTAALTFPIVLSSSCEDQTLKDKVKEYENQIETQNNKLQEIQAKLESLIQELEKEKAKNKDALSELETKVSENEALKQELSTEVANLEEKKTELQKALKNFETNKTELEGKKKEIQELNKQLAEKQESLDYVLSQYEYFKEENRRLTNQLNSTDTEIQALLQGIKLINKDGLFSAFFADLVDSGLNEYPSVFITRNAAQVFLSSFIQMIGQINAFKDKNKPYNDILYFIDESVWNYEKALNEPNTQRFNLEYLDDKYHSIFNIKNKEWNLEEGRISLINNTKYISGVNKPFDTFFKSMDEMLTYFQPYLDKGVKLFDFYIPEISWIFDAKEDMRNWIFKHANKIVFISDGNAQQYHFIENHYQNWALNDKPRQYSKSELLEIWNNFQQNDNVNKLPIDFEYFYTLEEKFKIYNLEKNYINSFNGKLRSRGKEWAVLNINQYPVDPYEIQNYLQVTNQDFINEFLTVNKINKTSFLDFIIKGREKFDPRKKNLIFIGSSLFKKNNKGWRINQNQRAYQEIQNYIAKLKELYPLSEYNYFFKLHPSYLKSDADEYIDLLFGTEDAKNSAILLDPTLAWEYLMSIDIQNMQNDSSILFNSDGTSKTELFGLQGTTTVLLTTMVLLNSHFGWDAEQIKTFVNFHNFPLSNTFNILSRDKYYENPDVAYQANLAQMARVYKYFLGLPFFPQESDWIDMRAFFKRQN; translated from the coding sequence ATGAAAAAACAAATTAGAAAAATTATTTTACCTTCTCTTTGTACAGCGGCTCTTACATTCCCAATTGTTCTTTCTTCAAGTTGTGAAGATCAAACTTTAAAAGACAAAGTTAAAGAATATGAAAACCAAATAGAAACACAAAATAATAAACTCCAAGAAATCCAAGCTAAACTAGAAAGTTTAATTCAAGAATTAGAAAAAGAAAAAGCTAAAAACAAAGATGCTTTAAGCGAGCTAGAAACTAAAGTTAGCGAAAATGAAGCGCTAAAGCAAGAATTAAGCACAGAAGTTGCTAACTTGGAAGAAAAGAAAACTGAACTTCAAAAAGCTCTCAAAAACTTCGAAACTAACAAAACCGAACTAGAAGGAAAGAAAAAAGAAATTCAAGAATTAAATAAACAATTAGCTGAAAAACAAGAATCATTAGATTATGTTTTATCGCAATATGAATATTTCAAAGAAGAAAACCGCCGTTTAACAAACCAGTTAAATAGCACAGATACAGAAATTCAAGCTTTATTGCAAGGTATTAAATTAATTAACAAAGATGGTCTTTTTTCAGCGTTTTTTGCTGATCTTGTTGATTCAGGCTTAAATGAATATCCTAGTGTTTTTATCACAAGAAATGCTGCTCAAGTGTTCCTTTCAAGCTTCATTCAAATGATTGGTCAAATTAACGCTTTCAAAGATAAAAACAAGCCATATAATGACATATTGTACTTTATTGATGAAAGTGTTTGAAACTATGAAAAAGCCTTAAACGAACCAAACACACAAAGATTTAACCTTGAATATCTTGATGATAAATATCACTCAATTTTCAATATCAAAAACAAGGAATGAAACCTTGAAGAAGGTCGTATTTCATTAATCAACAACACCAAGTACATTAGCGGTGTTAATAAACCATTTGATACATTTTTCAAAAGCATGGATGAGATGTTAACTTATTTCCAACCATACCTAGACAAAGGAGTAAAATTGTTCGACTTTTACATCCCTGAAATTAGTTGAATATTTGATGCTAAAGAGGACATGAGAAACTGAATTTTTAAGCATGCTAATAAAATAGTATTCATTAGTGATGGTAATGCACAGCAATATCATTTTATTGAAAATCATTATCAAAATTGAGCATTAAATGATAAGCCTCGTCAGTATTCAAAAAGCGAACTTTTAGAAATTTGAAATAATTTCCAACAAAATGATAATGTTAATAAATTGCCAATTGATTTTGAATATTTCTACACACTAGAAGAAAAATTCAAAATTTATAACCTAGAAAAAAACTACATTAATTCATTTAATGGCAAACTTAGATCAAGAGGAAAAGAATGAGCAGTTTTAAATATTAATCAATATCCTGTTGATCCATATGAAATACAAAACTATCTTCAAGTTACAAATCAAGATTTTATTAATGAGTTTTTAACAGTTAATAAAATCAATAAAACAAGCTTTTTAGATTTTATAATCAAAGGAAGAGAAAAATTCGATCCACGGAAAAAGAACTTAATCTTTATTGGTTCTTCGTTATTTAAAAAGAATAACAAAGGGTGAAGAATTAACCAAAACCAAAGAGCTTATCAAGAAATTCAAAACTACATTGCAAAACTTAAAGAACTTTATCCCCTTTCAGAGTATAACTACTTCTTTAAGTTGCACCCTAGTTACTTAAAATCTGACGCAGATGAATATATTGATTTGTTATTTGGAACAGAAGATGCTAAAAATAGTGCAATATTATTAGATCCAACACTTGCATGAGAATACTTAATGTCAATTGATATCCAAAATATGCAAAATGATAGCTCAATTTTATTCAATAGTGACGGAACATCTAAAACAGAGCTCTTCGGATTACAAGGTACAACCACAGTGCTATTAACAACAATGGTACTTCTAAACTCACATTTTGGATGAGATGCAGAACAAATCAAAACATTTGTAAACTTTCATAATTTCCCACTTTCAAATACATTCAATATTCTTTCGCGTGATAAATATTACGAAAATCCTGATGTAGCTTACCAAGCAAACCTTGCTCAAATGGCAAGAGTTTACAAATACTTCCTTGGACTACCTTTCTTCCCGCAAGAATCAGATTGAATTGATATGCGAGCATTCTTTAAAAGACAAAATTAA
- the pip gene encoding prolyl aminopeptidase, translating to MDKNLFNAIEPYEQGFLKVSEIHSIYYELLGNPNGIPIVFLHGGPGGQISQKIRRLFDPNLYHIILFDQRGAGKSIPFAEIKDNTTFDLIEDLEKIRIKLNIEKWILFGGSWGTTLALCYAIAHPERVLALLLRGVFLARQEDVNFLYEKGASDFYPEAFERYKSYIESKQITGKSILEKYYLYFTNPQNSQEEIQKAAYEFNLWESNLVSNLDFDLSKHLVFEPGDLQIAKLESHYFINKSFLPSDNYILENISKIKNIKTIIVHGRQDVDTRPIGAYLLNQALNNSELFFIEQAGHTMWEEKLLNKLVELLKEPQKVFDL from the coding sequence ATGGACAAAAACCTTTTTAATGCTATAGAACCATATGAACAAGGTTTTTTAAAAGTAAGTGAAATTCACAGTATTTATTATGAACTTTTAGGAAACCCGAACGGAATTCCTATCGTCTTTTTACATGGTGGCCCTGGTGGTCAAATTTCACAAAAAATTAGACGTTTATTCGATCCTAATCTTTATCATATTATTTTATTTGACCAAAGGGGAGCAGGAAAAAGCATTCCATTTGCAGAAATTAAAGATAATACAACTTTTGATTTAATTGAAGATCTTGAAAAAATAAGAATCAAATTAAATATCGAGAAGTGAATTCTTTTTGGTGGTAGTTGAGGCACAACTTTAGCTTTATGTTACGCAATTGCTCATCCTGAACGTGTTTTAGCTTTACTATTAAGAGGTGTTTTTTTAGCGCGTCAAGAAGATGTGAACTTTTTATATGAAAAAGGTGCAAGTGATTTTTATCCAGAAGCTTTTGAAAGGTACAAAAGTTATATTGAATCTAAACAAATAACCGGTAAATCTATTTTAGAAAAATATTACTTGTATTTCACAAACCCACAAAATTCACAAGAAGAAATTCAAAAAGCAGCATATGAGTTTAATTTATGAGAATCAAATCTAGTTTCCAATTTAGATTTTGATCTTTCAAAACATTTAGTTTTTGAACCTGGTGATCTACAAATTGCAAAATTGGAATCCCATTATTTCATAAATAAAAGTTTTTTACCTTCAGATAATTACATTTTAGAAAATATTAGTAAAATTAAGAATATCAAAACAATTATTGTACATGGTAGACAGGATGTTGATACAAGACCAATTGGAGCTTATTTATTGAACCAAGCTTTAAATAATTCCGAATTATTCTTTATTGAACAAGCTGGACATACTATGTGAGAAGAAAAATTGTTAAATAAACTAGTTGAACTTTTAAAAGAACCACAAAAAGTTTTTGATTTATAA
- the asnA gene encoding aspartate--ammonia ligase, with protein MYIPKLSIRQTQSAIQDLKKIFQEELKKNLNLTRATAPLFVSKESGLNDGLNGEEPVGFLPKNSTHKLEVVHSLAKWKRHALKQYHFAPYEGLYTDMNAIRKEEDLDEVHSYYVDQWDWEKVILEKDRNLEFLKETVRKIYLSLQNTKKRLQEMFPALDDKLADEVYFINSQDLENLYPNETIEERENKIAKEKGTVFIYEIGYPLKSGVIHSKRAFDYDDWNLNGDLIVYSNILDRAIELSSMGIRVDKNSIVKQSQKTKEDLIKLSPYHKDVILEKLPLTIGGGIGQSRVSMFLLQKAHIGEVQASYWPDEYREKMMKKGIELL; from the coding sequence ATGTACATACCTAAATTAAGCATTAGACAAACACAAAGTGCTATTCAAGACTTAAAAAAAATATTCCAAGAAGAATTAAAGAAAAATTTAAATCTAACTCGTGCAACAGCGCCGTTATTTGTTTCAAAAGAATCCGGATTAAATGATGGGCTAAATGGTGAAGAACCTGTTGGTTTTTTACCTAAAAATTCAACTCACAAATTAGAAGTTGTTCACTCCCTTGCTAAATGAAAAAGACACGCTCTTAAGCAATATCATTTTGCACCATACGAAGGTTTATACACTGATATGAATGCTATTCGTAAAGAAGAAGATTTAGATGAAGTCCACTCATATTATGTTGACCAATGAGATTGAGAAAAAGTAATTTTAGAAAAAGATCGTAATTTAGAATTTCTTAAAGAAACTGTCAGAAAAATTTATCTTTCACTCCAAAACACAAAGAAAAGATTGCAAGAAATGTTTCCTGCTCTTGACGATAAATTAGCTGATGAAGTTTATTTTATAAACTCTCAAGACCTTGAAAACCTATATCCAAATGAGACAATCGAAGAAAGAGAAAACAAAATTGCTAAAGAAAAAGGTACTGTTTTTATCTATGAAATCGGTTATCCACTCAAATCAGGCGTAATTCATTCAAAAAGAGCTTTCGATTACGATGATTGAAACCTAAATGGTGATTTAATTGTTTACTCAAACATTTTAGATCGTGCTATTGAATTATCTTCAATGGGAATTAGAGTCGATAAAAATAGTATTGTAAAACAGAGTCAAAAAACAAAAGAAGATCTAATTAAACTTTCTCCATACCATAAAGATGTTATTTTAGAAAAATTACCACTGACAATTGGTGGTGGAATTGGACAATCCAGAGTAAGTATGTTTTTACTTCAAAAGGCTCATATTGGTGAAGTTCAAGCAAGTTATTGACCAGATGAATATCGTGAAAAAATGATGAAAAAAGGAATTGAGTTACTTTAA
- a CDS encoding aminopeptidase P family protein — protein MDRTKLNEMFEKSGAEVLISEAPQTRLWYADVQTTDGFIAIEKDRATLFVDSRYIEYAQKHAKNVDIVLIKGNSMSEWFAQRNFKKIALEKNYLTKSVQDRIVKMVNPETIEWVDAQYLRIVKSKAELEKMQAVIDISLKSYNQFMQQVREGMTEKEAAALLNYLLKMNGADKEGFDEIIAIGPSSAEPHHHPTERKLVKGELLKVDFGALYKGYTADITRTSIFGGEEMAKDPKMVEILEIVKESARRGREAVRPGIKASEIDKVCRNYIVSKGYGDLFLHSTGHGLGIDVHEWPSVSAFSDFVLEPGMIITVEPGIYIEGLGGARIEDDVLVTQDGHYVFSRPEENNGQKPF, from the coding sequence ATGGATCGTACAAAATTAAATGAAATGTTCGAAAAATCAGGAGCAGAAGTTCTTATTTCTGAAGCTCCACAAACAAGATTGTGATACGCTGATGTTCAAACAACAGATGGATTTATAGCTATCGAAAAGGATAGAGCTACATTATTTGTGGACTCTAGATATATTGAATACGCTCAAAAACATGCTAAAAATGTTGATATTGTACTTATCAAAGGAAATTCAATGTCCGAATGATTTGCGCAAAGAAATTTCAAGAAAATTGCATTGGAAAAAAACTATTTAACTAAATCAGTTCAAGATAGAATTGTAAAAATGGTTAACCCTGAAACAATTGAGTGAGTAGATGCTCAATATCTCAGAATTGTGAAATCAAAAGCTGAACTTGAAAAAATGCAAGCTGTTATTGATATTTCTCTTAAATCATATAATCAATTTATGCAACAAGTAAGAGAAGGTATGACTGAAAAAGAAGCTGCAGCTCTTTTAAATTACCTTCTTAAAATGAATGGTGCAGATAAAGAAGGGTTTGACGAAATTATTGCAATTGGTCCTTCAAGTGCTGAACCACACCACCACCCTACAGAACGTAAGCTTGTTAAGGGTGAATTACTTAAAGTAGATTTTGGAGCTTTATACAAAGGATATACAGCTGATATTACTAGAACTTCTATTTTTGGTGGTGAAGAAATGGCTAAAGATCCAAAAATGGTTGAAATTCTTGAAATTGTTAAAGAATCAGCCCGTAGAGGAAGAGAAGCGGTAAGACCTGGTATCAAAGCTTCTGAAATTGATAAAGTATGTCGTAATTATATTGTTTCAAAAGGATACGGTGATTTATTCTTACACTCAACAGGTCACGGATTAGGGATCGATGTCCATGAGTGACCATCAGTTTCAGCTTTTTCAGATTTTGTTTTAGAGCCAGGAATGATTATTACAGTTGAACCTGGAATTTACATTGAAGGTTTAGGTGGAGCTAGAATTGAAGATGATGTTTTAGTTACACAAGATGGTCACTACGTATTTTCAAGACCAGAAGAAAACAATGGACAAAAACCTTTTTAA
- the rpmG gene encoding 50S ribosomal protein L33, translating to MAREGYTLVCTTCKMENYISKKNKKNTPEKVELSKYCSKCNAHTNHKEKK from the coding sequence ATGGCAAGAGAAGGATATACATTAGTATGTACTACATGTAAAATGGAGAATTACATTTCAAAGAAAAACAAAAAAAATACTCCTGAAAAAGTAGAATTAAGTAAATATTGTTCAAAATGTAATGCTCACACAAACCACAAAGAAAAAAAATAA